Genomic DNA from Candidatus Omnitrophota bacterium:
TTATAAGACGGGAAATTATTGGGTATTCTGGGTTCAATAAAATTATCCTGTCTCTGGACTACGGATTGAATGTAACGCTTGCCTATAAAATTTTCACCGATCTCTTGAAAAACTTCGCTGTGGGTAAAACCATTGGCTTTTAGCATCAATATCGTATCAATTTGAGTCGATCGTTTATTGAGAACTTGCTGTTTTAAAGATAGATATTGAATAGCTCGTTTAGATAATTCTGATTTCTCTTGATTATACTCAAAACCTATCTTACCCCAAAGATTAATCAAACTTTCTGGCTTACAAGAAAACACTAATTCCAAATGCCAAGATGTTTCTCCATTCTTGGTTTGGTATTTTCTTCTTATTACTAAATCTGTCGTATCAACTCCGAAATCTTTAGTCAAACTTGAAATATCTTTCAAAAAATTGATCCCGTTCTTTAAATATTTTTCCCGTTTACTCATATAAAAAACAGGAGCATAAAAATTCCCTTTTTTAAATAACTTCGGCCTGGGGATTGAAAGCTCAGCGCCAAAAAGGCTAGCGATAAAAAGCCGTTTTTGCCAAAGCGAAGCTTTTTTAATCCATATCGGGATTCTATATGGCTGAGATACTTTCTGACCTACTGGAACACCTAAAGCATTTAATAATACCATTAAACTAGAGGCATTTACATAAAAAGAATAATTAACATAACGTCGAATTTCCCCCTTATAAAGCAATTTTGATTTATTTTTATGTATCGGAGAAGGATTATAGTTTATCGCGATTATATCCTCTCGTATTTTCTGCAAATCATCTTTTTTACCAGCAAAACCGACTATACCATCTTTCTTATTTCCGATAAAATTCATATAACCATCTCCAAAAACCATTCCCATAATTTTAAGCAAATAAGGCAATTTGGGATGATCATAGCTTAATAAAGCAAGCCCTCGTTCTCTCAATTTTTTGATTATAGTTTGCCCGCTTTGACCTTTAGGATCTCTACCGAGCCTTAATAACGCTTGTTCAATATCACTTAAAGTAACAATGGGTTTATTGCATGGAGGCTCAAAAAGAACTCCGATAAACGGATTCACGGCAAGACGCTTACCTATCTGTAGACGAATTAACTCCTTCATTCCGTCTGGAGTATAAAATGGGTGATCTGCTGTAGCAATAATTTCTTTCCCCGTAATAGTTTTTAATCGATAAACCTTATTTTTAGGCTTAAATTTAAAAAATAATTTAATGCCTGTTCTCTCTAAAATGTCTTTTCCGAAGTCACAACATTGAATTTTTTCTTCATGCCAACTATTATAGAATTCTTTAATTGGCAAAACATACCCAAATTCATGCAGAATCAAACTGTCCCCTGATATGCAATTTATGTCATAACCGATCCCACCAGGAGAAATTACTCCATCATTTTCAACATCAGTAGCAGCGACTCCTCCAATCGGAAAACCAAAACCCCAGTGTATATCAGGCATGGCCAGTGAAGCGTTTACAATGCCCGGCAGGAATGCCACGTTAGCTACCTGCTCCAACGCCTTGTCGTGCCGGATGTCTTTTAATAATTTTTCATCGGCATAAACTATGCCGGGTACGCGCATACCGGGTTTATAGGAACGGGGTATACGCCAACGGTAATCGTCAATCTTTTCCAATTTTCCTTCCCAGAGCTCTGCCATAGTTTTGAGTATTCCGATAGATAATTATTAGGGACAGTCCCCTTGGTTTCTAATAAGTCCGATATCTTCGGGGACAGTCCCTATACATCTAAGATTATTTCTGCCTGCCAGGTTGAACCGGACTTCTTTAACTGCAACTGGTGATATGTCGCTGCCTTGATCTCCGTATTCACTTTATAATTATTGATATCCTCAGCCACTGCCATAGCTTCTATACGATAATCAGTAAGATTATCTATCTTAAAGCCTGTAAATATCAGGCCTTTGGCTGCGGATAAAAATAATAATTCATTCAGCCAATTTATCAAAAGTTCTTCTCTGGTTTGGGCATCTTGAGATATTCTTAATTTTTTTTTGGGGAGAGCTCCTGAATTCCGTCTGGCAGCCATAATATCGAACACCGCCAGGGCAGCATTTTTAAATAAACTTTTTAAATTACTCCCCTTTACCCGGATGCTTATATCTGCGGTGTGCCCGATAAGTCTGTAGGTTTTCAAGAAGAAATGAGGTTTGGTGGGCCATGATGGAGTCGAACCATCGACCTTGACATTAAGAGTGTCCTGCTCTACCAATTGAGCTAATGGCCCTGATTTAGTTGTCTGACATTAGCGAATCCGCCTATGGCGGAGAGCTAATGGCCCGGACGTATTTTAATATTAGGCAATATTTTATCCTAAAATATGTTACTTGGCAATATGCAATTTATAATTAATGCGCCTGGCTGGACTTGAACCAGCAACGCCTAGCTCCGAAGGCTAGCGCTCTATCCAATTGTCCCGCT
This window encodes:
- a CDS encoding intein-containing RctB family protein, encoding MAELWEGKLEKIDDYRWRIPRSYKPGMRVPGIVYADEKLLKDIRHDKALEQVANVAFLPGIVNASLAMPDIHWGFGFPIGGVAATDVENDGVISPGGIGYDINCISGDSLILHEFGYVLPIKEFYNSWHEEKIQCCDFGKDILERTGIKLFFKFKPKNKVYRLKTITGKEIIATADHPFYTPDGMKELIRLQIGKRLAVNPFIGVLFEPPCNKPIVTLSDIEQALLRLGRDPKGQSGQTIIKKLRERGLALLSYDHPKLPYLLKIMGMVFGDGYMNFIGNKKDGIVGFAGKKDDLQKIREDIIAINYNPSPIHKNKSKLLYKGEIRRYVNYSFYVNASSLMVLLNALGVPVGQKVSQPYRIPIWIKKASLWQKRLFIASLFGAELSIPRPKLFKKGNFYAPVFYMSKREKYLKNGINFLKDISSLTKDFGVDTTDLVIRRKYQTKNGETSWHLELVFSCKPESLINLWGKIGFEYNQEKSELSKRAIQYLSLKQQVLNKRSTQIDTILMLKANGFTHSEVFQEIGENFIGKRYIQSVVQRQDNFIEPRIPNNFPSYNEFIEDITAGLNTSNMLWDNIESIEEVNFDDYVYDFTVEHPHHNFVANNFVVSNCGVRLVKTNFQYDEMKDKIRDLVYALFSDIPSGVGSKGDIRVSAREEKEILIKGARWAVEKGYGTEEDLECTEEYGAIQGADPGCVSGRAYERGKAQSGTLGSGNHFLEVQAIDQLYDRDACDALGLTLGQVTVMIHSGSRGLGYQICDEYVKSMIHCLTKYNINVPDRQLACAPVNSSEGKSYIGAMKCAANYAWANRQCLMHLTRQVFERVFAMPWQKMGMHLIYDVAHNIAKIEKYTVNGKERNLCVHRKGATRAFGPGHPALPERYKKIGQPVIIPGDMGRNSYLLIGTQKATEETFGSTCHGAGRLKSRTAATRSINADMLLKELESKGIIVKASGRGTIVEEAPQAYKDVNEVVDVVHNAGISKRVCRMRPLGVIKG
- a CDS encoding archease, whose product is MKTYRLIGHTADISIRVKGSNLKSLFKNAALAVFDIMAARRNSGALPKKKLRISQDAQTREELLINWLNELLFLSAAKGLIFTGFKIDNLTDYRIEAMAVAEDINNYKVNTEIKAATYHQLQLKKSGSTWQAEIILDV